Proteins encoded in a region of the Haloglomus salinum genome:
- a CDS encoding cold-shock protein, producing the protein MATGKVDFFNDTGGYGFISTDDGDLDDDEDVFFHMDDVGGEDLQEGQEVEFDIESSPKGPRAANLVRVE; encoded by the coding sequence ATGGCAACCGGAAAAGTTGACTTCTTCAACGACACTGGCGGTTACGGCTTCATCTCTACTGACGACGGCGACCTGGACGACGACGAGGACGTCTTCTTCCACATGGACGACGTCGGCGGCGAGGACCTGCAGGAGGGCCAGGAGGTCGAGTTCGACATCGAGTCGTCCCCGAAGGGCCCGCGCGCGGCGAACCTCGTTCGCGTCGAGTAA
- a CDS encoding IS5 family transposase — MPSKLARFTDRCVALSQKAVGSAEEQPVKKGEGGYADWVIVALHGLREYLDLPYRRLLDILREMPDIVEKLGLTVEELPDFSTVCARKQALKMRVWRVLLRLSVNLFDTGEIQAIDSTSLAHRSSSHNYAKRVKGTFESVKTTLLVDCSTRAILDVHCSMNLPHDTQIAWQVLTRNLDRLGTVVADKGFDWDKLRHKLRREGIRPVIKHREFYSLDAAHNARIDDETYHRRSIVESIFFALRKRFGSTVKARTWFGQFREIVLKSAVRNIVQSLTV, encoded by the coding sequence GTGCCTTCGAAACTCGCTCGCTTCACCGACCGATGTGTGGCTTTGTCTCAAAAAGCTGTCGGGAGCGCCGAAGAACAGCCTGTCAAGAAAGGGGAAGGTGGCTACGCTGATTGGGTGATCGTCGCCCTTCATGGACTCCGTGAGTATCTCGACCTTCCGTACCGACGACTCCTTGATATCCTCCGTGAGATGCCTGATATCGTGGAGAAACTCGGATTGACGGTCGAGGAACTACCGGACTTCAGCACGGTCTGTGCCAGGAAGCAGGCACTGAAGATGCGGGTGTGGCGAGTGCTGTTGCGGCTGTCGGTGAATCTGTTTGATACTGGAGAGATTCAGGCGATCGACTCTACCAGCCTCGCCCATCGCTCGTCCAGCCATAACTACGCGAAACGTGTCAAAGGTACGTTTGAGTCGGTGAAAACGACGCTTCTCGTGGATTGCTCGACGAGAGCAATCCTCGACGTACACTGCTCGATGAACCTTCCACACGACACACAGATCGCGTGGCAAGTCCTTACGAGAAATCTCGACCGCTTGGGTACTGTGGTCGCCGACAAAGGCTTCGACTGGGACAAACTTCGTCATAAATTGCGTAGAGAAGGCATCAGACCAGTAATCAAGCATCGAGAGTTCTACTCGCTTGATGCCGCTCACAATGCTCGGATAGATGATGAAACGTACCATCGACGGTCTATCGTCGAATCGATATTTTTCGCGCTTCGCAAGCGATTCGGCTCGACGGTTAAAGCCAGAACGTGGTTCGGTCAGTTTCGAGAGATCGTCCTAAAGTCCGCCGTCAGAAACATCGTGCAGTCTCTCACCGTCTAA
- a CDS encoding DUF7571 family protein — protein MKPCQNCQAVIDEYILDKQLEPLRDLTVDDFNVCADCTTVVADACVECGGAVYVPRNMGGTPDYCPACRSDLIARTGEDPGWHCEPMSS, from the coding sequence ATGAAACCGTGTCAGAACTGTCAGGCGGTCATCGACGAGTACATCCTCGACAAACAACTCGAACCCCTGCGCGACCTCACGGTCGACGATTTCAACGTCTGCGCGGACTGCACGACGGTCGTTGCTGATGCGTGCGTGGAGTGTGGCGGCGCGGTGTACGTCCCCCGGAACATGGGCGGGACGCCGGACTACTGCCCGGCGTGCCGGTCCGACCTCATCGCTCGGACGGGTGAGGACCCCGGCTGGCATTGCGAACCCATGTCCTCCTGA
- a CDS encoding AIM24 family protein: MDIDQFKSQHLPTESDRTFQCENSYTLDAAVDGAVMAKAGSMVAYTGDLSFTGQASAEGGITGFLKEAATGEGTPVMEVEGEGHVYLADNEKKVQILQLGADDAITVNGEDVLAFESGLSYEISTIDSLAGSFAGGFTNVYLEGPGHVAITTHGDPIVFEPPVATDPSATVAWSGVSPEVEVNSSLSDMVGQESGERFQMDFAGDAGFVVVQPYEEL; the protein is encoded by the coding sequence ATGGATATCGATCAGTTCAAGTCCCAACACCTCCCGACGGAATCGGACCGGACCTTCCAGTGCGAGAACAGCTACACCCTCGACGCCGCCGTCGACGGCGCCGTGATGGCGAAGGCGGGGTCGATGGTCGCCTACACCGGCGACCTGTCGTTCACCGGCCAGGCCTCCGCCGAGGGCGGCATCACCGGCTTCCTCAAGGAGGCCGCCACGGGCGAGGGAACGCCGGTGATGGAGGTGGAGGGCGAGGGACACGTCTACCTCGCCGACAACGAGAAGAAGGTACAGATCCTCCAGCTCGGCGCCGACGACGCCATCACGGTCAACGGCGAGGACGTGCTGGCGTTCGAGTCCGGGCTCTCCTACGAGATCAGCACCATCGACAGCCTGGCCGGCTCGTTCGCCGGCGGGTTCACCAACGTCTACCTCGAGGGCCCCGGCCACGTCGCCATCACCACCCACGGCGATCCGATCGTGTTCGAGCCACCGGTCGCGACCGATCCGAGCGCGACCGTCGCGTGGAGCGGCGTCTCCCCCGAGGTGGAGGTCAACTCCAGCCTCTCGGACATGGTCGGCCAGGAGTCCGGCGAACGCTTCCAGATGGACTTCGCGGGCGACGCGGGGTTCGTCGTCGTCCAGCCCTACGAGGAGCTCTGA
- a CDS encoding sensor histidine kinase, with protein MDDDRSSPGSGAPSVPIESIPEPVVGYDVEGEPVITETNSAFETSFDAGAPGTAVREWLRTVGTAETSMDEVCARLADAAPLDTELRLRGDAGDERWYRLRTLDTADGDGGYLLVTEESTCPDGIEADRLASVISHDLRNPLDVASAHLRAARETGKDEHFDQLERSHDRMERIIKDVLTLAQGERTLNVVAAVDIERVAAEAWATVDTGAASLALAADLPAIDADPDRLQRLFENLFRNSVEHGSTSPASRTQQDSVEHGSTGSRTESGDGTDDGGVQVRVGRTGDGFFVADDGPGVPAEERSRVFDPGYSSDGSGDGTGLGLTIVERIATAHDWTVSLTRGPLGGARFEFQPIEATRST; from the coding sequence ATGGATGACGACCGTTCTTCGCCCGGGAGCGGCGCCCCCTCGGTCCCCATCGAATCGATTCCGGAGCCCGTCGTCGGCTACGACGTGGAGGGAGAGCCGGTGATAACGGAGACGAACAGTGCCTTCGAGACCTCGTTCGACGCGGGGGCGCCCGGAACGGCCGTCCGGGAGTGGCTCCGGACCGTCGGTACCGCCGAGACATCGATGGACGAGGTGTGTGCGCGGCTCGCCGACGCCGCGCCCCTCGACACCGAACTGCGGCTCCGCGGCGATGCCGGGGACGAGCGCTGGTACCGGCTCCGGACACTCGATACGGCCGATGGGGACGGTGGCTACCTTCTGGTGACTGAGGAGTCGACGTGTCCCGACGGGATAGAGGCCGACCGGCTCGCCAGCGTCATCAGCCACGACCTCCGGAACCCGCTGGACGTGGCGAGCGCACACCTCCGTGCGGCCCGCGAGACGGGGAAGGACGAGCACTTCGACCAGCTCGAACGGTCACACGACCGGATGGAGCGGATCATCAAGGACGTGCTCACGCTGGCCCAGGGGGAGCGCACCCTCAACGTCGTCGCAGCGGTCGACATCGAGCGCGTCGCCGCCGAGGCGTGGGCGACCGTCGACACCGGGGCGGCATCCCTCGCGCTCGCGGCCGACCTGCCGGCAATCGATGCGGACCCGGACCGGCTCCAGCGGCTGTTCGAGAACCTGTTCCGGAACAGTGTCGAACACGGTTCGACGAGCCCTGCTTCGCGCACTCAGCAGGACAGTGTCGAACACGGTTCGACGGGCAGTCGGACGGAGTCCGGCGACGGGACGGACGACGGCGGCGTACAGGTCCGTGTCGGACGTACGGGCGACGGCTTCTTCGTGGCCGACGACGGCCCCGGCGTCCCGGCCGAGGAACGTTCGCGCGTGTTCGACCCGGGGTACAGTTCGGACGGGTCGGGCGACGGCACCGGGCTCGGACTGACGATCGTCGAGCGGATCGCGACGGCCCACGACTGGACCGTCTCGCTCACGCGGGGACCGCTCGGCGGCGCACGGTTCGAGTTCCAGCCGATCGAGGCGACGCGATCGACGTGA
- a CDS encoding bacterio-opsin activator domain-containing protein, with the protein MDNRLEQAPIGVIETTTAGAVVAVNGTAARMIESDPEALRGADLRDRFPRSAAGTLREVFDDGPTSRSFEEYYPQLDRWLAVDIQVEETVLVYVRDRTEAHEEARQVERLERRLDRIERINTLVVTVLQRVIGASDRGDIGRTVCEGLGGTDLYRFVWVGEREFPDERLRSLAAAGDAPDLRNRIDDALTDGRALPEQEAVTEGETRIVDAIAEDDAVPRAVRQAAFGHGLRSCLAVPLAYEGTVYGVVSVYSGREEGFSEQERVGLETLGRIAGFAIRALRQEDLLVADTVTEVTLAVREETVPFVRVAREAGCRLSLDGAVPRGDGAVVCYLGADDDEAAIAELLRDHAAVTDVRWVRSEGDPLLQVTVTGETPVTTLVAWGATVRTAEYTADAVRLVAEAPPDGDVRRMVETVDDTAGETTLVSKEERTRTADTAEAFHDALDERLTDRQRTVLRTAHLSDYFTSPRGSTSEEVAETLDIAGSTMLYHLRRAQQELVDAFFEAARDAAATDGAPTTADGDHATAEGNHSTSDDDR; encoded by the coding sequence ATGGACAACCGACTGGAACAGGCCCCGATAGGGGTCATCGAGACGACGACCGCGGGAGCGGTCGTGGCGGTCAACGGGACCGCCGCGAGGATGATCGAGAGCGACCCCGAGGCGCTGCGGGGGGCCGACCTCCGGGACCGGTTCCCCCGGTCGGCAGCCGGGACCCTCCGGGAGGTGTTCGACGACGGGCCGACCTCGCGGTCGTTCGAGGAGTACTACCCGCAGCTGGACCGGTGGCTGGCGGTCGATATCCAGGTGGAGGAGACGGTACTGGTGTACGTCCGCGACCGCACCGAGGCCCACGAGGAGGCCAGGCAGGTCGAGCGACTGGAGCGGCGACTGGACCGGATCGAACGGATCAACACGCTCGTCGTGACGGTGCTGCAGCGGGTCATCGGCGCGTCGGACCGAGGGGATATCGGCCGGACGGTCTGTGAGGGCCTGGGCGGGACCGACCTGTACCGGTTCGTCTGGGTCGGCGAGCGCGAGTTCCCCGACGAGCGACTCCGGTCGCTCGCCGCCGCGGGGGACGCGCCCGACCTGCGCAACCGGATCGACGACGCACTGACGGACGGGCGGGCACTCCCCGAACAGGAGGCCGTCACGGAGGGGGAAACACGCATCGTCGACGCCATCGCCGAGGACGATGCCGTCCCGCGGGCGGTCCGCCAGGCGGCGTTCGGCCACGGCCTCCGGTCGTGCCTCGCGGTCCCGCTGGCGTACGAGGGGACCGTGTACGGCGTCGTGTCGGTGTACTCCGGCCGGGAGGAGGGGTTCAGCGAACAGGAGCGGGTCGGCCTCGAGACGCTCGGGCGCATCGCCGGGTTCGCCATCAGGGCGCTCCGCCAGGAGGACCTGCTGGTGGCCGACACCGTCACCGAGGTGACCCTCGCGGTCCGCGAGGAGACGGTCCCGTTCGTCCGGGTCGCCCGTGAGGCGGGCTGCCGGCTGTCGCTGGACGGGGCCGTCCCACGGGGTGACGGTGCCGTCGTCTGCTATCTCGGGGCCGACGACGACGAGGCGGCCATCGCGGAGCTGCTCCGCGACCACGCGGCTGTCACCGATGTCAGGTGGGTCCGGTCGGAGGGGGACCCGCTCCTGCAGGTCACGGTCACCGGCGAGACGCCGGTCACCACGCTGGTCGCCTGGGGAGCGACGGTCCGGACGGCCGAGTACACCGCGGACGCGGTTCGGCTGGTCGCCGAGGCGCCGCCCGACGGCGATGTCCGCCGGATGGTCGAGACCGTCGACGACACGGCCGGCGAGACCACCCTCGTGTCGAAGGAAGAGCGCACCCGGACCGCCGACACGGCCGAGGCATTCCACGACGCACTCGACGAGCGGCTGACCGACCGACAGCGGACGGTCCTGCGAACCGCTCACCTGTCGGATTACTTCACCTCGCCGCGGGGGAGCACGTCCGAGGAGGTGGCAGAGACGCTGGACATCGCGGGGTCGACGATGCTGTACCACCTCCGACGGGCGCAGCAGGAGCTGGTCGATGCCTTCTTCGAGGCCGCCAGGGATGCAGCCGCGACCGACGGTGCGCCCACCACGGCGGACGGTGACCACGCCACGGCCGAGGGGAACCACTCCACCAGCGACGACGACCGCTGA
- a CDS encoding response regulator — MGEEMRVREPSVLMVDDEKRVADAYALRLEDVADVTVAYGGEEALDTVDGGHQPDVVLLDRHMPGLSGDEVLDRLRERELRTRVIMVTAIDPDLGVLDMPFDDYLSKPVEREDLYAAVDQQCRVLAYELLGEYFQLESKRAVVAAELLPEETANNERLADIEEHLAEIETRVRSLLPEAEELLSSFSGIDR; from the coding sequence ATGGGTGAGGAGATGCGGGTGAGGGAGCCGTCGGTGCTTATGGTCGACGACGAGAAGCGCGTCGCGGACGCCTACGCACTCCGGCTCGAGGACGTCGCCGACGTGACCGTCGCGTACGGGGGGGAGGAGGCACTCGACACCGTCGATGGCGGACACCAACCGGACGTGGTGCTGCTCGACCGACACATGCCGGGCCTGTCGGGCGACGAGGTGCTCGACCGGCTCCGGGAACGGGAGCTCCGGACCCGGGTGATAATGGTGACGGCGATCGACCCCGACCTGGGCGTGCTGGACATGCCGTTCGACGATTACCTCTCGAAACCCGTCGAGCGCGAGGACCTCTACGCCGCCGTAGATCAGCAGTGCCGGGTGCTCGCGTACGAGCTGCTCGGGGAGTACTTCCAGCTCGAGTCGAAGCGGGCGGTCGTCGCCGCGGAGCTCCTGCCCGAGGAGACCGCGAACAACGAGCGGCTCGCCGACATCGAGGAGCACCTCGCGGAGATCGAGACCCGGGTCCGGAGCCTGCTGCCCGAGGCGGAGGAACTGCTCTCGTCGTTCTCTGGAATCGATAGGTAG
- a CDS encoding ArsR/SmtB family transcription factor — translation MRDDSPPLRPSADTPSQRSGGSELTVDADEFLSLLGDEYTREILTTLGEQSLSAREIVDRSTVSRPTVYRRLDRLEEAGLVETTMSLHPDGHHRKEFRIVVERVELRPGDDTLVAGADYRTADSSDERLPVHASD, via the coding sequence ATGCGAGACGATAGCCCTCCCCTCCGCCCGTCGGCCGATACCCCGAGTCAGCGTTCCGGCGGCTCCGAGCTGACGGTCGACGCCGACGAGTTCCTGTCGCTCCTCGGTGACGAGTACACCCGAGAGATACTGACCACGCTCGGTGAGCAGTCCCTGTCGGCTCGAGAGATCGTCGACCGTTCGACCGTGTCGCGCCCGACGGTGTACCGCCGCCTGGACCGCCTGGAGGAGGCGGGACTGGTCGAGACGACGATGAGCCTCCACCCGGACGGCCACCACCGGAAGGAGTTCCGCATCGTCGTCGAACGGGTCGAGCTGCGGCCCGGGGACGATACCCTGGTCGCCGGGGCGGATTACCGGACGGCCGACAGCTCGGACGAGCGCCTCCCCGTCCACGCCTCGGACTGA
- a CDS encoding sensor histidine kinase, with product MSRVSLLPDPVRSRYALKLLGVALVIVLVITALTTMTVLQISDRVRDNQLQSVETNAELEARALGQWIDGKQQVVRTLSNHEGVTPVSENRTQATLVSELDTLSDETASLSVVERRPDVYSNGTDEPIVASTETRLVGRPLSATDIDWKPTVGFNFDDTDDVTLSWVYTDGNDTLVALASPTPDGDHVLVAEYRTSARAERFTSAISGTETLVLGGFTGYVLFDENESSGITPYEGDRDSTAIGRTILASEPGTEIRGSVLTDTEVKGYASVPGNEVDWVVIKEVPRATALAVTDRVQRDLWLLVGLVLLGFGVVGVVIQRGPIRSIQRLAEQANAIAEGDLTATIDTGDRRDEVGELRAAFSNTKEYIRTITEQADALSRQEFDDDSLDADIPGRVGDSMATMRDDLQQFITRLEVFNRILRHNLRNQLDIINSHAEVLTDDEHREAILAATDTLATIGNRARRIDHIMSKELRPTRVDLADRVEAALTDVETEDVSVEASVPDGVRVVTDAEILAIVLRSPLENAVAYGGSSVTVSAASTDTGCLIEISDDGPGIPAAELESLAAEQETALQHGRGLGLWELKWGVDGLDGTLSFETDDGTTVTIELPDLDRE from the coding sequence ATGAGCCGCGTCTCCCTCCTCCCGGACCCCGTCCGTTCACGATACGCGCTGAAGCTGCTCGGCGTCGCCCTGGTCATCGTCCTCGTGATAACGGCGCTTACGACGATGACCGTGCTCCAGATCTCCGATCGTGTCCGGGACAACCAGCTCCAGTCGGTCGAGACGAACGCCGAACTCGAGGCCCGTGCGCTCGGCCAGTGGATCGATGGCAAACAGCAGGTGGTGCGGACGCTCTCGAATCACGAGGGGGTGACACCGGTCTCGGAGAACCGCACCCAGGCCACGCTCGTGAGCGAACTCGACACGCTCTCCGACGAAACGGCCTCGCTCTCGGTCGTCGAGCGACGCCCGGACGTGTACTCCAACGGGACGGACGAACCCATCGTCGCCAGCACCGAGACACGGCTGGTCGGCCGGCCCCTGTCGGCGACCGATATCGACTGGAAGCCGACGGTCGGGTTCAACTTCGATGACACCGACGACGTGACCCTCTCGTGGGTGTACACGGACGGCAACGACACCCTGGTGGCGCTGGCCTCGCCGACGCCGGACGGCGACCACGTGCTGGTCGCCGAGTACCGAACCAGCGCCCGGGCCGAGCGGTTCACCAGTGCCATCTCCGGGACCGAGACCCTCGTCCTCGGGGGGTTCACCGGCTACGTCCTGTTCGACGAGAACGAATCCAGTGGAATCACCCCCTACGAGGGTGACCGGGACAGCACGGCCATCGGGCGAACCATCCTCGCCTCCGAACCGGGCACCGAGATACGCGGGTCGGTGCTCACCGACACCGAGGTCAAAGGGTACGCCAGCGTTCCGGGGAACGAGGTCGACTGGGTGGTCATCAAGGAGGTACCGCGGGCGACGGCCCTGGCAGTGACCGATCGCGTCCAGCGTGACCTCTGGCTGCTGGTCGGGCTCGTCCTGCTCGGCTTCGGAGTCGTCGGAGTCGTCATCCAGCGGGGGCCGATCCGGTCGATACAGCGGTTAGCGGAGCAGGCGAACGCGATCGCCGAGGGTGACCTCACCGCCACCATCGACACCGGCGACCGGCGTGACGAGGTCGGCGAACTGCGGGCGGCATTCAGCAACACCAAGGAGTACATCCGGACGATCACCGAGCAGGCCGATGCCCTCTCCAGGCAGGAGTTCGACGACGACAGTCTGGACGCCGACATCCCCGGTCGCGTCGGGGACTCGATGGCGACGATGCGGGACGACCTGCAGCAGTTCATCACGCGACTCGAGGTCTTCAACCGCATCCTCCGCCACAACCTCCGGAACCAGCTCGATATCATCAACAGCCACGCGGAGGTACTCACCGACGACGAGCATCGGGAGGCGATCCTCGCGGCGACCGACACGCTGGCCACGATAGGAAACCGCGCCCGCCGCATCGACCACATCATGTCCAAGGAGCTCCGGCCGACGAGGGTCGACCTCGCCGACCGGGTGGAGGCAGCACTGACCGATGTCGAGACCGAGGATGTGAGCGTCGAGGCATCCGTCCCCGACGGGGTCAGGGTCGTCACCGATGCGGAGATACTCGCCATCGTTCTCCGGAGCCCGCTGGAGAACGCGGTCGCCTACGGTGGCTCGAGCGTCACCGTGTCGGCCGCATCGACCGACACGGGCTGTCTCATCGAGATCTCCGACGACGGGCCGGGGATTCCCGCGGCCGAACTGGAATCGCTGGCCGCCGAGCAGGAGACGGCGCTGCAACACGGTCGAGGGCTCGGCCTCTGGGAACTGAAGTGGGGCGTCGACGGACTCGACGGGACCCTCTCGTTCGAGACCGACGACGGGACGACGGTGACTATCGAACTGCCGGATCTCGACCGGGAGTGA
- a CDS encoding heme-binding protein, translating into MSDDAERRRAPPTEEGWYVLHDLRSVDWDAWRDAPDRERQRALDEGVDYLERHAALADVEGEDGGTAVFSVVGHKADFMVLHLRPTLAALDRAERAFEGTALAGYTEQTDSYLSVTEVSGYMHDDLDAGLENVEDAGMRRYMQQRIYPEIPDMAHVCFYPMDKRRGPDHNWYDLPFDERADLMSAHGDIGREYAGKVTQIISGSVGLDDHEWGVTLFADDPTQIKKLLYEMRFDPSSSRYAEFGTFYFGQRFPPADLPALFAGEAVPSDGGSEGADTTGHAPASERSAEAEHAHGDESTPVSHAHGDEDGSHAHGEASDDGGHPHAAGESGDAAETSDDSDGDHPDTGGGGRPQTPDEAPHEEIQQEAIQREIQSLGVDTDDHSGAGYGLVFYSNADAEALMEEVDGLRSNFDHYDTHVLTTVRADQGRSVAISLWANQRAADTASGFLGDLTDVERGVGGPLPGGDNAADEDAADEADGEHGDADAEDGTAGTDDAETESLREELQDLDVYAGQPHGEDVYAVVLYSEADAGELADEVFGMRERFDHYDTHVKTALYDARGAPGEGGEDGDASHGNGDRTAVVSIWDTADAADTASGFLADLPGVVERAGEESGFGTMGMFYTVKPDYRGEFVDTFGDVGGMLADMEGHFDTDLMVNREDENDMFIASQWRSRDDAMAFFRSDAFRDTVEWGREVLADRPRHVFLA; encoded by the coding sequence ATGAGCGACGACGCCGAACGTCGACGGGCCCCGCCGACGGAGGAGGGCTGGTACGTGCTCCACGACCTGCGAAGTGTGGACTGGGACGCGTGGCGCGACGCGCCTGACCGCGAGCGCCAGCGTGCACTGGACGAGGGTGTCGACTACCTCGAACGCCACGCGGCACTCGCCGACGTCGAGGGCGAGGACGGCGGCACGGCCGTCTTCTCCGTCGTCGGCCACAAGGCCGACTTCATGGTGCTGCACCTCCGGCCGACGCTGGCGGCGCTGGACCGCGCCGAGCGCGCGTTCGAGGGGACGGCGCTGGCCGGCTACACCGAGCAGACCGACTCCTACCTCTCCGTGACGGAGGTCTCGGGCTACATGCACGACGACCTGGACGCGGGCCTCGAGAACGTCGAGGATGCAGGGATGCGCCGTTACATGCAACAGCGCATCTATCCCGAGATTCCGGACATGGCGCACGTCTGCTTCTACCCGATGGACAAGCGCCGCGGCCCGGACCACAACTGGTACGACCTCCCGTTCGACGAGCGCGCGGACCTGATGAGCGCCCACGGCGATATCGGCCGCGAGTACGCCGGCAAGGTGACCCAGATCATCAGCGGGAGCGTCGGCCTCGACGACCACGAGTGGGGCGTCACGCTGTTCGCCGACGACCCGACCCAGATCAAGAAGCTCCTGTACGAGATGCGGTTCGACCCCTCATCCTCGCGCTACGCCGAGTTCGGTACGTTCTACTTCGGCCAGCGGTTCCCGCCGGCGGACCTGCCCGCGCTGTTCGCGGGCGAGGCCGTCCCCAGCGACGGAGGGAGCGAGGGTGCGGACACGACCGGCCACGCGCCCGCGAGCGAGCGCAGCGCCGAGGCCGAACACGCGCATGGTGACGAGTCGACACCAGTCAGCCACGCGCACGGTGACGAGGACGGGAGCCACGCACACGGCGAGGCGAGCGACGACGGCGGGCATCCCCACGCCGCCGGCGAGAGCGGTGACGCAGCCGAGACGAGCGACGACTCGGACGGCGACCACCCCGACACCGGTGGCGGCGGCCGGCCGCAGACCCCCGACGAGGCCCCGCACGAGGAGATACAGCAGGAGGCCATCCAGCGGGAGATACAGAGCCTCGGTGTCGACACCGACGACCACTCCGGGGCGGGTTACGGACTCGTCTTCTACTCGAACGCCGACGCGGAGGCACTGATGGAGGAGGTCGACGGGCTCCGGAGCAACTTCGACCACTACGACACGCACGTCCTGACGACGGTGCGGGCCGACCAGGGCCGCTCGGTGGCCATCAGTCTGTGGGCGAACCAGCGGGCAGCCGACACCGCCAGCGGCTTCCTCGGCGACCTGACCGACGTCGAGCGCGGCGTCGGCGGCCCGCTCCCGGGCGGCGACAACGCCGCCGACGAGGATGCGGCCGACGAGGCCGACGGCGAACACGGCGACGCGGACGCTGAGGACGGTACCGCGGGCACCGACGACGCGGAGACGGAGTCACTCCGGGAGGAACTCCAGGACCTGGATGTCTACGCCGGGCAGCCCCACGGCGAGGACGTGTACGCGGTCGTCCTCTACTCCGAGGCCGACGCCGGGGAACTCGCCGACGAGGTGTTCGGGATGCGCGAGCGGTTCGACCACTACGACACGCACGTCAAGACGGCGCTGTACGACGCGCGTGGGGCGCCCGGCGAGGGCGGCGAGGACGGCGACGCCAGCCACGGGAACGGCGACCGGACCGCCGTGGTCAGCATCTGGGACACCGCCGATGCCGCCGATACCGCGAGTGGCTTCCTCGCAGACCTGCCCGGCGTCGTCGAGCGGGCCGGCGAGGAGTCCGGCTTCGGCACGATGGGGATGTTCTACACCGTGAAACCGGATTACCGGGGCGAGTTCGTCGACACCTTCGGTGACGTGGGCGGGATGCTCGCCGACATGGAGGGCCACTTCGATACGGACCTGATGGTCAACCGCGAGGACGAGAACGACATGTTCATCGCGAGCCAGTGGCGCTCGCGCGACGACGCGATGGCGTTCTTCCGCTCGGACGCGTTCCGCGACACGGTCGAGTGGGGCCGCGAGGTGCTGGCCGACCGGCCGCGCCACGTCTTCCTGGCGTAG